From a region of the Mus pahari chromosome 12, PAHARI_EIJ_v1.1, whole genome shotgun sequence genome:
- the Igll5 gene encoding immunoglobulin lambda-like polypeptide 5 translates to MKLRVEQTLGTIPRQCEVLLLLLLLGPVDGVHHILSPSSAQRSGAVGPGASVGSSRPSLWALPGRFLFQIIPRGAGSRCLPPRRPSESQYWYVFGGGTQLTILGQPKSDPLVTLLLTSFKNLQANKATLVCLVSEFYPGTLVVDWKVDGIPVTQGVETTQPAKQTNGKYMTSSYLTLISDQWMPHSRYSCRVTHEGNTVEKSVSPAECA, encoded by the exons ATGAAGCTCAGAGTAGAACAGACACTGGGCACTATCCCCAGGCAGTGTGAAgttctcctgctgctgctgctgctgggtccAGTGGATGGTGTCCACCACATACTTTCCCCAAGCTCAGCACAAAGGAGCGGAGCTGTGGGCCCTGGGGCATCAGTGGGAAGCAGCAGGCCTAGCCTGTGGGCCCTTCCCGGCAG GTTTCTGTTCCAGATCATCCCACGGGGAGCAGGTTCCAGGTGCTTGCCCCCTAGGCGTCCATCTGAGTCCCAGTATTGGTATGTCTTTGGTGGTGGGACCCAGCTCACAATCCTAG GTCAGCCCAAGTCTGACCCCTTGGTCACTctgctcctgacttcctttaagaATCTCCAGGCTAACAAGGCCACACTAGTGTGTTTGGTGAGCGAATTCTACCCAGGTACTTTGGTGGTGGACTGGAAGGTAGATGGAATTCCTGTCACTCAGGGTGTAGAGACAACCCAACCCGCCAAACAGACCAACGGCAAATACATGACCAGCAGCTACCTGACACTGATATCTGACCAGTGGATGCCTCACAGTAGATACAGCTGCCGGGTCACTCATGAAGGAAACACCGTGGAGAAGAGCGTGTCGCCTGCTGAGTGTGCTTAG